One Choloepus didactylus isolate mChoDid1 chromosome 8, mChoDid1.pri, whole genome shotgun sequence DNA window includes the following coding sequences:
- the LOC119542228 gene encoding olfactory receptor 6C3-like, with protein sequence MKNHTAPREFILLGLSDDPELQVVIFLFLMIMYILSITGNLTIVTLTLVDSHLQIPMYFFLRNFSVLEISFTTVCIPRFLSTIVTRDKTISYNNCTAQLFFFIFIGVTEFYLLTAMSYDRYVAICKPLHYTTIMSKRVCTLLVFCAWLAGFLNIFPLVILFLQLDYCGSNVIDHFACDYFPLLQLSCSDTWLLEVIGFYSAIVILLFTLALIILSYMFIIKTILKLPSASQKQKAFSTCSSHMIVISISYGSCIFMYVNPSAKERASLIKGVAVLNTSVAPMMNPFIYTLRNQQVKQAFKDTFQKVMFFSAKSKC encoded by the coding sequence ATGAAAAACCACACAGCACCCAGGGAATTCATTCTTCTAGGGCTGTCAGATGACCCTGAGCTTCAggttgtgatttttctctttctaatgaTCATGTATATATTAAGCATCACTGGAAATTTAACCATCGTCACTCTCACCTTGGTGGACTCTCATCTACAGATCCCTATGTATTTCTTCCTCAGGAACTTCTCTGTATTAGAAATATCTTTTACAACTGTCTGTATCCCTAGATTCCTCAGCACAATTGTCACCAGAGACAAAACTATTTCATACAATAATTGCACAGCTCAgttgtttttcttcatcttcataGGTGTAACTGAATTCTACCTTCTAACTGCCATGTCCTATGATCGCTATGTAGCCATCTGCAAACCCCTGCATTACACAACCATCATGAGCAAGAGAGTCTGCACGCTGCTTGTATTTTGTGCTTGGTTGGcaggatttttaaatattttcccactAGTTATTCTATTCCTCCAGTTGGATTACTGTGGCTCCAATGTCATCGATCACTTTGCTTGTGACTATTTCCCTCTCTTGCAATTATCCTGTTCAGACACTTGGCTCCTAGAAGTGATTGGTTTTTACTCTGCAATAGTGATTCTACTTTTCACTTTGGCATTAATTATTCTCTCTTACATGTTCATCATTAAGACAATCCTTAAACTCCCTTCTGCCAGTCAGAAGCAAAAGGCATTTTCCACTTGTTCCTCTCACATGATTGTCATCTCCATTTCTTATGGAAGCTGCATATTCATGTATGTTAACCCTTCAGCCAAAGAAAGGGCATCACTGATCAAAGGAGTAGCTGTTCTCAATACTTCTGTTGCTCCTAtgatgaatccatttatatacaCTCTGAGGAACCAGCAAGTGAAGCAAGCCTTTAAGGACACATTCCAAAAGGTTATGTTTTTCTCAGCAAAATCAAAGTGTTAG